In the genome of Colletes latitarsis isolate SP2378_abdomen chromosome 9, iyColLati1, whole genome shotgun sequence, one region contains:
- the LOC143345810 gene encoding calmodulin-lysine N-methyltransferase, whose amino-acid sequence MSEEIVARRGTSTNEILDENGGRKRSTAQRRWRILAKALTGSQEPITADRDDQVSVRRFTSFDLLVIDRLENAPDDPDYGWHEYSAILENKPFSVQIRRIKKSFTANELIGFNNTGNVCVWPSEECLAYYLLKNREICRNRRVLELGGGMSCLAGVIAAKYCDPSGVTVTDGNVTSVDNVRCIVARNGMADFVQCRVVQWAKAATALRRATQARAFGNPHPNGLRVKSWTGSGNDVANNVLESLYDVILCADCLFFDEARSDLVETIYGCLANDGLALVMAPRRGSTFQKFAEAAVKRGFTARQIDRYDGKIWSRHLELLERSQEYCPDLHYPILLELTKQKRTPPG is encoded by the exons ATGTCCGAGGAGATCGTTGCCCGACGCGGGACCTCGACGAACGAGATTCTCGACGAGAACGGCGGAAGGAAACGGAGCACCGCGCAACGAAGATGGCGGATACTCGCGAAAGCGTTGACCGGTTCGCAGGAACCGATCACCGCGGACAGGGACGACCAAGTCTCGGTCCGTCGTTTCACCAGCTTCGATCTGTTGGTGATCGATCGTTTGGAGAACGCGCCCGACGATCCGGACTACGGCTGGCACGAGTACTCCGCCATTTTGGAGAACAAACCGTTCAGCGTGCAGATACGCCGTATAAAGAAAAGTTTCACCGCCAACGAGCTGATCGGCTTCAACAACACCGGGAACGTTTGCGTCTGGCCGTCGGAGGAGTGCTTGGCGTATTATTTGTTGAAGAACCGAGAGATCTGTCGGAACAGGAGAGTCCTTGAACTCGGCGGCGGAATGAGCTGTTTGGCTGGCGTGATCGCGGCCAAGTACTGCGATCCCAGCGGCGTCACCGTCACGGACGGCAACGTGACCAGCGTGGACAACGTCCGTTGCATCGTCGCTAGGAACGGCATGGCCGATTTCGTCCAGTGCCGCGTCGTTCAGTGGGCCAAAGCCGCAACAGCGCTCAGAAGGGCCACGCAAGCTAGGGCGTTCGGGAATCCGCACCCCAACGGCCTCCGAGTTAAG AGCTGGACCGGAAGCGGCAACGACGTGGCCAACAACGTCCTGGAAAGTCTGTACGACGTGATCCTGTGCGCGGACTGTCTGTTCTTCGACGAGGCCCGTTCCGACCTGGTGGAAACGATTTACGGTTGCCTGGCGAACGACGGCCTAGCGTTGGTGATGGCGCCCAGACGGGGCTCGACTTTCCAAAAATTCGCGGAAGCGGCGGTCAAACGGGGCTTTACCGCGCGACAGATAGATCGTTACGATGGCAAGATTTGGTCCAGGCATCTGGAGTTGTTGGAGCGTAGCCAGGAGTATTGTCCCGATCTCCATTATCCGATACTTCTGGAGCTGACCAAGCAGAAGAGGACGCCGCCCGGATGA